The following coding sequences are from one Zalophus californianus isolate mZalCal1 chromosome 15, mZalCal1.pri.v2, whole genome shotgun sequence window:
- the CHRM3 gene encoding muscarinic acetylcholine receptor M3, with product MSWHTNNTTSPLFPNISSSWVHGPLDAGLPPGTAPHFGSYNVSQAAGNFSSANGTTSDPLGGHTIWQVVFIAFLTGVLALVTIIGNILVIVAFKVNKQLKTVNNYFLLSLACADLIIGVISMNLFTTYIIMNRWALGNLACDLWLSIDYVASNASVMNLLVISFDRYFSITRPLTYRAKRTTKRAGVMIGLAWVISFVLWAPAILFWQYFVGKRTVPPGECFIQFLSEPTITFGTAIAAFYMPVTIMTILYWRIYKETEKRTKELAGLQASGTDAEAENFVHPTGSSRSCSSYELQQQSLKRSAQRKYGRCHFWFATKSWKASAEQMDPDQSSSDSWNNNDAAASLENSASSDEEDIGSETRAIYSIVLKLPGHSTILNSTKLPSSDNLQVPDEALGAADLQRRASKLQTQKSMDDGAGFPKSFSKLPIQLESAEDRAKASEANSSAGKTTAALPLSFKEATLAKRFALKTRSQITKRKRMSLIKEKKAAQTLSAILLAFIITWTPYNIMVLVNTFCNSCIPKTYWNLGYWLCYINSTVNPVCYALCNKTFRTTFKMLLLCRCDRRRRRKQQYQQRQSVVFHKRAPEQAL from the coding sequence ATGAGCTGGCACACTAACAATACAACCTCGCCTTTGTTTCCAAATATCAGCTCGTCCTGGGTGCACGGCCCCTTGGATGCCGGGCTGCCCCCGGGCACGGCCCCTCACTTCGGCAGCTACAACGTCTCTCAGGCAGCTGGGAATTTCTCCTCTGCCAATGGCACCACCAGCGATCCGCTGGGAGGCCACACCATCTGGCAGGTGGTCTTCATCGCCTTCCTAACGGGCGTCCTGGCCTTGGTGACCATCATCGGCAACATCCTGGTGATCGTGGCCTTCAAGGTCAACAAGCAGCTGAAGACAGTCAATAACTACTTCCTCTTAAGCCTGGCCTGTGCCGACCTGATTATCGGGGTCATTTCCATGAATCTGTTTACCACCTACATCATCATGAATCGGTGGGCTCTAGGAAACCTGGCCTGCGACCTCTGGCTGTCCATTGACTACGTCGCTAGCAATGCCTCCGTCATGAACCTTCTGGTCATCAGCTTCGACAGGTACTTCTCCATCACGCGGCCGCTCACATACCGAGCCAAACGAACAACCAAACGAGCTGGCGTGATGATAGGCCTGGCGTGGGTCATTTCCTTCGTCCTCTGGGCCCCCGCCATCCTCTTCTGGCAGTACTTTGTCGGGAAGAGGACTGTGCCGCCCGGCGAGTGTTTTATCCAGTTCCTCAGCGAGCCCACCATTACGTTCGGCACGGCCATCGCTGCCTTCTACATGCCTGTCACCATCATGACTATTTTATACTGGAGGATCTATAAGGAAACGGAAAAACGTACCAAAGAGCTCGCCGGGCTGCAGGCCTCAGGGACGGACGCGGAGGCCGAGAACTTTGTCCACCCCACGGGTAGCTCTCGGAGCTGCAGCAGCTACGAGCTGCAACAGCAGAGCCTGAAACGCTCGGCCCAGAGGAAGTACGGTCGCTGCCACTTCTGGTTTGCCACCAAGAGCTGGAAGGCCAGCGCGGAGCAGATGGACCCTGACCAGAGCAGCAGCGACAGCTGGAATAACAACGACGCTGCCGCCTCCCTGGAGAACTCCGCCTCTTCCGACGAGGAGGACATCGGCTCCGAGACCAGAGCCATCTACTCCATCGTGCTCAAGCTGCCTGGCCACAGCACCATCCTCAACTCCACCAAACTGCCCTCCTCGGACAACCTGCAGGTGCCCGACGAGGCACTGGGGGCAGCCGACCTGCAGAGGAGAGCTAGCAAGCTGCAGACCCAGAAGAGCATGGACGACGGGGCTGGCTTTCCGAAAAGCTTCTCCAAGCTTCCCATCCAGCTAGAGTCGGCCGAGGACAGAGCCAAGGCGTCCGAGGCCAACTCCTCGGCGGGCAAGACCACGGCTGCTCTACCTCTGTCCTTCAAGGAAGCCACTCTGGCCAAGAGGTTTGCTCTGAAGACCCGAAGCCAGATCACCAAGCGGAAACGGATGTCGCTCATCAAGGAGAAGAAGGCGGCCCAGACGCTCAGCGCCATCTTGCTGGCCTTCATCATCACCTGGACCCCCTACAATATCATGGTTCTGGTGAACACCTTCTGTAACAGTTGCATACCCAAAACCTATTGGAATCTGGGCTACTGGCTGTGCTACATCAACAGCACCGTGAACCCCGTGTGCTACGCGCTGTGTAACAAAACATTCAGAACCACTTTCAAGATGCTGCTGCTTTGCCGGTGTGACAGGCGCAGGCGGCGGAAACAGCAGTACCAGCAGAGACAGTCGGTCGTTTTCCACAAGCGCGCGCCCGAGCAGGCCCTGTAG